A window of Chryseobacterium aquaeductus genomic DNA:
AGAAGAAAAACATTTCCGAGTTCATCTATTACATTGGAAGGAAGCATTGCTTCTTTAGAGAATTTTTCGGCAGAAAAATCTGCAGCTTTTCCATGAAGCCAGACTCCTAATATACAAGCATTTTTTGCAGAATATTGTTGTGCTAAAAGTGATGTAATAATTCCCGTCAAAACGTCCCCACTTCCACCTTTTGCTAAACCGGAATTACCTGTAATATTGTAAAAAACTTTTCCTTCCGGAGTTATAATTTGCGTATGATGATCTTTTAAAACAATATGAATCTTCAACTCCTTTGCCTTGATCCTTGCTAGCTCTAATCTTTGAAAAGAATCTTCAGTTTTTCCGAAAAGCCTTTCAAACTCTTTAGGATGTGGTGTTATAACAGAATTTTTTGGAATCAAACTTATAATATCCTGATTTCTGGAAATTAAATTTAAAGCATCTGCATCTAAAAGAACAGGATTTTGGGAATGTTTTAAAAAATCTAAAAGTGCTTTTTCGGTTTGCAAATCTGTTCCTAAACCGGGACCGATTCCATAAACTGAATCTTTCTGAATTTCAATTTCTTTTATAAAATTTTCTCCACCCGAAATAAACATGGCTTCAGGACAAGTTGTTTGCAGAATTTCATATCCACAATTTGGAGCAATTGTTAAAGTGAGTCCGGCTCCTGTTTTCATTGCTGCTTGAGTTGCCAAAACTGCCGCGCCAATTTTTCCATAACTTCCTGCAACAATTATTGCCTTACCATGAGATCCTTTGTGAGCAAAATCAGATCTTGGTTTGAAAATTCCCTTTATCGTTTCATCATCTGTTACAACATAATCTGTCGCAGTTTTGTTGATAAATTCTTTGCTTAAATCTATATCTAAAATTACAACTTTTCCTGTAAATTTTCCGGTTTCAGGATGTAAGAAACTGCGTTTCCAGAATTGAAAACTCAATGTATAATCTGCTATGAATATAGTTTGATTTTCTTCTAAAATCTCATCAGCGAAAAGCCCGGACGGAACATCGATGGAAATTTTTACCTGACTTAATTTATTTAATTTCTCGATTAACTCTTTATAAGTTCTATCAAGCTTTCTTGATAATCCGGTACCGAAAAGTGCATCAATAATGACAGTTTGTTCATCAAATTCAAATGATTCTGAGTGTTTGAAATCTTGAACGGAAATTCCTGAAAATTCTTTTAGCCTCTTATAATTAATCATGGCATCATCAGAAAATTTACTATTTTCTTTATCTATAAAAACATTTATATCAAAACCTTTCAAATATAATAATCGTGCGATGGCAAAACCATCTCCGCCATTGTTACCACTGCCACAAAAAATTGAAAATTTTGTATGATTTTTACAGTGCTCAATAATCCATTCAACACAAGCTGATGAAGCTCTTTCCATTAATGAGATAGAAGAAATAGGTTGGTTTATGATAGTAAATTTATCTGCTTCTCTTATTTTTTCTATTGTAAAAATCTTCATAGACAATGTTTTTAATAAATTTAATGATTAAAATTAAATAACAATTGAATCACCTTCTTAAAAAATTAATAAAACTTGCATGATTACTGTTTTTAAATTATAATTTTGTTTTAAACATTAAAAAAATAAAAATTATGGGATTTGTTAAAGATTTTAAAGATTTTGCTTTTAAAGGCAATGTTGTTGATCTTGCAATAGGTGTAATTATAGGTGCGGCTTTCAGTGCAATTGTAAAATCATTTGTAGATGATATTATCACGCCTTTACTATTAAACCCTGCACTAGAGAAAGCAAATGTAAAAAACATCGCAGAACTTTCGTGGAACGGAGTAAAGTATGGAAATTTCTTATCATCAGTCATAAGTTTCGTGATCGTCGCATTTGTTTTATTCATGCTCATCAAAGGAATTGCGAGCCTAAGCAAAAAAGAAGATACAGTGGTAGAAGCTCCTGCCGGACCAACTGAAGATCAAAAACTATTAATGGAAATAAGAGATTTATTAAAAACTAAAAATAATATCTAAAAAAAAACTCGCCGGAATTTGATTTGCGGCGAGCTTATTTTATGTAAATACTTTATTCTTACAGCATCTGTAAAATACTTGAGATCTGCTCGGCTAAAGAAAGACCAATTCTATCCTGAGCTTCCAGCGTTGAAGCACCTGTGTGTGGAGTAAGAGAAATTTTAGAGTGATTTAAAATCTCTTTGGAAGGTGTCGGCTCATTGATGAAAACATCAAGACCTGCAAACTTCACCTTACCGGAATCCAAAGCTTCAATCAAAGCAGATTCATCGATCACGCCACCTCTAGAGCAGTTTACGATTGCTACACCGTCTTTCATAACTTCAAATTCTTTTTCCCGATCATGAAACCTTCTTTCTGAGCCGGAACGTGAAGTGTAATAAAATCTGAATGCTTCAAAACTTCTTGTAAAGGTTCGGTTTCTATATCTACGTTGATGAATTGCTTGTTGTAGAAAGTCACTTTAATGCTCGCTTTTCCGATCATATTATCAGCCGCAATCACTCGCATGCCAAGACCCAAAGCTATTTTTGCCACTTCCTGACCAATTCTTCCCATCCCAACGATTCCAATCGTTTTTCCTTTTAATTCAATACCAGCAGCATACGCTTTTTTAAGTGAGGCAAATTCTGTGTCACCGACCAAAGGCATTTT
This region includes:
- a CDS encoding NAD(P)H-hydrate dehydratase, giving the protein MKIFTIEKIREADKFTIINQPISSISLMERASSACVEWIIEHCKNHTKFSIFCGSGNNGGDGFAIARLLYLKGFDINVFIDKENSKFSDDAMINYKRLKEFSGISVQDFKHSESFEFDEQTVIIDALFGTGLSRKLDRTYKELIEKLNKLSQVKISIDVPSGLFADEILEENQTIFIADYTLSFQFWKRSFLHPETGKFTGKVVILDIDLSKEFINKTATDYVVTDDETIKGIFKPRSDFAHKGSHGKAIIVAGSYGKIGAAVLATQAAMKTGAGLTLTIAPNCGYEILQTTCPEAMFISGGENFIKEIEIQKDSVYGIGPGLGTDLQTEKALLDFLKHSQNPVLLDADALNLISRNQDIISLIPKNSVITPHPKEFERLFGKTEDSFQRLELARIKAKELKIHIVLKDHHTQIITPEGKVFYNITGNSGLAKGGSGDVLTGIITSLLAQQYSAKNACILGVWLHGKAADFSAEKFSKEAMLPSNVIDELGNVFLLLNKKATT
- the mscL gene encoding large conductance mechanosensitive channel protein MscL, with protein sequence MGFVKDFKDFAFKGNVVDLAIGVIIGAAFSAIVKSFVDDIITPLLLNPALEKANVKNIAELSWNGVKYGNFLSSVISFVIVAFVLFMLIKGIASLSKKEDTVVEAPAGPTEDQKLLMEIRDLLKTKNNI